In Chloracidobacterium sp., one genomic interval encodes:
- a CDS encoding DUF853 family protein, with protein sequence MTEPILAAKKNAQDEGFFLLTQMANRHGVITGATGTGKTVTLQRLAEGFSERGVPVFMADIKGDLTGVTQPGGGNAKIDERNTLLGITPAFRGFPATLWDVFGKQGSPLRATVSEMGPLLLSRLLGLNDTQEGVLAIAFKYADDNGMLLLDLKDLQALMRFVGESSKDLTLQYGNISSASVGAIQRGLLQLEQQGGSIFFGEPAVKLDDFMQTLDGKGVLNLLAADELINAPKLYSTFLLWLLSELFENLPEAGDLDKPKLVFFFDEAHLLFSDAPQALIDKVEQVVRLIRSKGVGVYFVTQNPADIPEKVLAQLGNRVQHALRAYTPQEQKGVKAAATSFRVNPALDTEQTITELGVGEVLISCLDQKGIPSMVDRAFVIPPVGHIGPITDEQRAALIANSLVAGVYDAAVDRESAFELLTARAEARMQQEQQDAEAKAQAKAAAEQEKEEARAQRAASRNDSLVESIAKSAARSASSTIGRQIGNSIIRGVLGGIFGGKGKKSWF encoded by the coding sequence ATGACCGAACCGATACTTGCAGCAAAGAAGAATGCACAGGACGAAGGATTTTTCCTTCTGACCCAAATGGCGAATCGCCACGGCGTGATCACCGGAGCGACGGGAACCGGTAAGACCGTTACGCTACAGCGTCTGGCCGAGGGATTCAGCGAACGAGGCGTTCCCGTATTCATGGCCGACATCAAAGGCGACCTCACAGGCGTTACGCAGCCCGGAGGCGGGAATGCGAAAATTGACGAGCGGAACACGCTGCTCGGCATCACGCCCGCTTTCCGAGGCTTCCCCGCGACGTTGTGGGATGTGTTCGGCAAACAAGGCTCGCCGCTGCGAGCGACCGTTTCGGAAATGGGCCCGCTGCTTCTCAGCCGTCTTCTCGGCCTGAACGATACACAGGAAGGCGTGCTCGCCATCGCATTCAAATATGCTGATGACAACGGAATGCTGCTGCTCGATCTTAAGGACCTGCAGGCATTGATGAGATTCGTCGGTGAGAGTTCGAAGGACCTGACGCTGCAGTACGGGAATATCTCGTCGGCATCTGTCGGTGCGATACAGCGCGGCCTGCTCCAGCTCGAACAGCAGGGCGGCAGCATCTTTTTCGGCGAACCTGCGGTAAAGCTTGACGATTTTATGCAGACGCTGGACGGCAAGGGTGTGCTGAACCTTCTCGCGGCGGATGAGCTAATAAACGCACCGAAGCTTTATTCGACATTTCTTCTGTGGCTGCTGAGCGAGCTTTTTGAGAATTTGCCCGAGGCAGGCGACCTCGACAAACCGAAGCTCGTGTTCTTCTTTGACGAAGCTCACCTGCTTTTCAGCGATGCGCCGCAGGCATTGATCGATAAGGTCGAACAGGTCGTCCGCCTTATACGCTCAAAGGGCGTCGGTGTCTATTTTGTAACGCAAAATCCCGCAGATATTCCCGAAAAAGTGCTCGCACAGCTCGGCAACCGAGTGCAGCATGCACTGCGCGCATATACGCCGCAGGAGCAAAAGGGTGTAAAAGCCGCTGCGACATCATTTCGCGTCAATCCTGCACTCGATACCGAACAAACGATCACTGAGCTCGGTGTCGGCGAGGTGCTGATCTCATGCCTCGACCAAAAAGGCATTCCGTCAATGGTCGATAGGGCGTTCGTGATACCGCCGGTAGGCCACATCGGGCCGATCACCGATGAGCAGCGAGCCGCGCTTATTGCAAATTCGCTTGTTGCGGGCGTTTATGACGCGGCCGTCGATCGCGAGTCGGCATTTGAATTGCTCACCGCCAGAGCAGAAGCCCGAATGCAGCAAGAGCAGCAGGACGCCGAGGCGAAAGCTCAAGCCAAGGCCGCCGCTGAACAGGAGAAAGAGGAAGCACGTGCCCAGCGTGCGGCAAGCCGCAACGACAGCCTGGTCGAGTCGATCGCAAAGAGTGCCGCGCGCTCGGCCAGTTCGACGATCGGACGCCAGATCGGCAACTCAATAATCAGAGGCGTACTCGGCGGTATATTCGGCGGCAAAGGCAAGAAGAGCTGGTTTTAG
- a CDS encoding sodium-translocating pyrophosphatase, with protein MNSYVIYLVPALGILGLLVMAFKSSWIGKQDAGDATMKELAGHIADGAMAFLKAEWRVLSIFVIITAALLAYSGTVHEIGGRKIHSSWVISIAFIIGAVFSATAGFIGMKVATKANVRTTQAARTSLKQALKVSFTGGAVMGLGVAGLAVLGLGGLFIVFLAMFAGLGADQVATSIEVLTGFSLGAESIALFSRVGGGIYTKAADVGADLVGKVEVGIPEDDVRNPATIADNVGDNVGDVAGMGADLFGSYVATILATMVLGQEIKVHDAFGGLSPILLPMIICGLGLVFSIVGMFFVRIKDDSSSVQNALNLGNWGAMILTVAASLAAVILVLPDGPITLRSTTFTRMDVFWAIVVGTAVGAIMSFVTEYYTAMGKAPVRSIVEQSGTGHATNIIGGLAVGMKSTVIPIITLAAGIVISYRFAGLYGVAIAAAGMMATTAMQLAIDAFGPIADNAGGIAEMSQLPSEVRGRTDALDAVGNTTAATGKGFAIASAALTALALFAAFVGIAGIDRIDIYKANVLGGLFVGGMIPFIFSALCIEAVGKAAMDMVEEVRRQFREIPGIMEYKAKPEYEKCVAISTKASIRQMITPGAIALLTPVFVGFIFGPEVLGGLLAGVTVSGVLMGIFQNNAGGAWDNAKKSFEKGVEIKGEMHFKKSEPHKASVTGDTVGDPFKDTSGPSMNILIKLMSIVSLIIAPYINGIGQ; from the coding sequence ATGAATAGCTACGTGATCTATTTGGTACCTGCACTCGGTATATTGGGCCTGTTGGTGATGGCTTTCAAATCGTCGTGGATCGGCAAACAAGATGCCGGCGACGCGACCATGAAAGAGCTTGCCGGACACATTGCCGACGGCGCTATGGCCTTTCTGAAAGCCGAGTGGAGGGTGCTCAGCATCTTTGTCATCATTACAGCCGCACTGCTCGCTTATTCAGGCACGGTGCATGAGATCGGCGGCCGCAAGATACATTCAAGCTGGGTCATTTCCATAGCCTTTATCATCGGTGCCGTCTTTTCCGCGACGGCCGGTTTTATCGGCATGAAGGTCGCGACAAAAGCTAATGTGCGCACAACGCAGGCCGCACGGACAAGCCTTAAACAAGCTTTGAAGGTATCATTCACCGGCGGCGCCGTCATGGGCCTCGGTGTTGCCGGCCTTGCAGTGCTTGGCCTCGGCGGGCTGTTCATCGTCTTTTTGGCAATGTTCGCCGGTCTCGGAGCAGATCAGGTGGCAACCTCTATCGAAGTTCTTACCGGCTTCTCGCTCGGTGCCGAGTCGATCGCTCTGTTTTCGAGGGTCGGCGGCGGCATATATACAAAAGCCGCTGACGTCGGTGCGGACCTTGTCGGAAAGGTCGAGGTCGGAATTCCCGAAGATGACGTACGTAATCCGGCAACCATCGCAGATAACGTCGGCGATAATGTCGGCGACGTGGCCGGCATGGGCGCCGACCTTTTCGGCTCCTATGTCGCGACGATCCTTGCTACGATGGTGCTTGGCCAAGAGATCAAGGTGCACGATGCCTTTGGCGGCCTCTCGCCTATCCTTCTGCCGATGATCATCTGCGGCCTCGGCCTTGTCTTTTCGATCGTGGGAATGTTCTTTGTCCGGATCAAGGATGACAGTTCATCCGTGCAGAACGCCCTCAACCTCGGCAACTGGGGAGCAATGATCCTCACCGTTGCGGCATCGCTCGCCGCCGTCATCTTGGTGTTGCCCGACGGCCCTATAACGCTCCGCTCGACCACATTTACGCGTATGGATGTCTTTTGGGCGATCGTTGTCGGTACCGCGGTCGGCGCGATAATGAGCTTTGTTACCGAATATTATACGGCAATGGGCAAAGCTCCGGTCCGCTCGATCGTTGAGCAGTCCGGCACGGGCCACGCAACAAACATCATCGGCGGCTTGGCCGTCGGCATGAAATCGACTGTCATCCCGATCATTACGCTTGCGGCCGGCATCGTGATCTCATACAGATTTGCGGGCCTCTACGGCGTTGCTATCGCCGCCGCCGGTATGATGGCAACGACCGCAATGCAGCTTGCCATCGACGCTTTCGGGCCGATCGCTGACAACGCGGGCGGCATCGCCGAAATGAGCCAGCTTCCATCCGAGGTTCGCGGACGCACCGACGCACTCGATGCGGTCGGCAACACGACCGCCGCGACAGGCAAAGGCTTTGCTATTGCCTCAGCTGCGCTTACGGCACTTGCTCTGTTCGCAGCGTTCGTCGGCATCGCGGGTATTGACCGCATCGATATCTATAAAGCGAATGTCCTCGGCGGCCTGTTCGTCGGCGGTATGATTCCGTTCATCTTCTCTGCCCTTTGCATCGAAGCCGTCGGAAAGGCCGCGATGGACATGGTCGAAGAGGTTCGCCGCCAGTTCCGCGAGATCCCCGGCATCATGGAGTACAAGGCAAAACCCGAATATGAAAAGTGCGTTGCCATCTCGACCAAAGCATCGATCAGACAGATGATCACTCCCGGAGCCATCGCCCTATTGACGCCGGTCTTTGTCGGTTTCATCTTCGGCCCCGAAGTTCTCGGCGGCCTGCTTGCGGGCGTAACGGTCTCGGGCGTCCTTATGGGCATTTTCCAAAATAACGCCGGCGGCGCTTGGGATAACGCAAAGAAATCGTTCGAAAAAGGCGTAGAGATCAAGGGCGAGATGCACTTTAAGAAGAGCGAACCGCATAAGGCCTCGGTAACCGGTGACACGGTCGGCGACCCGTTCAAGGACACTTCCGGCCCGTCGATGAACATCCTTATCAAGCTGATGTCCATCGTCTCGCTCATCATCGCTCCCTACATCAACGGCATCGGACAGTAA
- a CDS encoding tetratricopeptide repeat protein, with amino-acid sequence MKMRKFTDLSIFAFMLLVFAALSIPAQRAPAAFRSITVKSEPGAAVWVDGVLFGRTAKDGTITISTVSAGVHTIRVRADGFSQIEQPLGAAQKGTINITLKKTDDPAELAFQEAERLTLVDREKAVAAYERAIAARPKFPEAFLAMARMQTDMGDLDDALRSINSARKLRPGYAEATAVEGRILKEMGEEQKAIAAFKRAVAEGKGFQPEALTGLGLLYKDRAEFAGGTGEFSEEAANYAESAKYLRSALKQLSGAPDAIVIYQIVGLIYERLQRPDDAIAVYEEFLRIFPSVPEATAVRSFITQLKKTPAQPQ; translated from the coding sequence ATGAAGATGCGTAAGTTCACTGACCTTTCGATATTTGCCTTTATGCTGCTTGTGTTTGCGGCACTCAGCATACCGGCGCAGCGTGCCCCTGCGGCTTTTCGTTCAATTACTGTCAAAAGCGAACCGGGAGCGGCGGTTTGGGTCGACGGCGTTCTATTCGGCAGAACAGCAAAGGATGGAACGATCACGATCTCGACCGTTTCTGCCGGGGTTCACACGATCCGCGTCCGTGCCGACGGATTCAGCCAGATCGAGCAGCCGCTCGGAGCTGCACAAAAAGGCACCATCAATATCACATTGAAGAAAACGGACGATCCGGCGGAGCTTGCGTTCCAAGAGGCCGAGCGGCTGACGCTCGTTGATCGTGAAAAGGCGGTCGCGGCTTATGAACGTGCCATAGCGGCAAGGCCCAAGTTCCCCGAAGCATTTCTTGCAATGGCAAGGATGCAAACCGATATGGGCGACCTCGATGATGCCCTGCGCTCGATCAACTCGGCACGCAAACTGCGCCCGGGCTATGCGGAAGCAACTGCCGTCGAGGGCCGCATCCTCAAGGAAATGGGCGAAGAACAAAAGGCGATCGCCGCTTTCAAACGTGCCGTTGCCGAAGGCAAAGGTTTTCAGCCCGAAGCGCTTACCGGACTTGGACTTTTGTACAAAGACCGTGCGGAGTTCGCCGGCGGTACCGGCGAGTTCAGCGAAGAAGCGGCAAATTACGCCGAAAGCGCAAAGTACCTGCGCTCGGCACTCAAGCAGCTTTCGGGCGCACCTGACGCCATCGTCATTTATCAGATCGTCGGGCTGATCTACGAACGCCTTCAGCGGCCCGATGATGCGATCGCTGTTTACGAAGAATTCCTGCGGATATTTCCCTCGGTTCCCGAGGCAACTGCGGTCCGCTCCTTCATCACTCAACTCAAGAAGACGCCGGCGCAGCCGCAATAA
- the pilB gene encoding type IV-A pilus assembly ATPase PilB produces MSAKLGEILIRENLITSEQLREALEYQRAHGGRLGSNLVRLGIVSDDVVTAVLSRQYGVPSINLELFQIGQDVIKLISHEVALKYSVLPVSKVGATLTLAMADPTNVFAMDDIKFMTGFNVEPVIAAESAIQLAIGKYYVGSNEIDIFDAAFAMEAETLAAAPATNGNGKKAVHGKANGTADAGPQRLTSDDLDVSLDRFEFDAAEGEDLEVVEENDEIDLAALARASEDAPVVRLVNVLLVDSLRRGASDIHVEPYEKDFRIRFRIDGVLYDVMHPPLKIRDPLISRLKIMAKLDISEKRLPQDGRIKIKVKVDNRSRELDFRVSSLPTLFGEKVVLRLLDKDKLMLDMTKLGFEEESLEKFKRAIANPYGMVLVTGPTGSGKTNTLYSALQSLNTPETNIMTAEDPVEFNLTGINQVQMKEQIGLNFAAALRSFLRQDPNIVLVGEIRDFETAEIAIKAALTGHLVLSTLHTNDAPSTVSRLVNMGIEPFLVATSVNIIQAQRLIRRICGNCKEAVNVPEEGLVEIGFSPEETSTLEIFRGKGCATCNNTGYKGRVGLYEVMEINDELRELIIIGASAMELRRKAIELGMITLRESGLHKIRQGITTIEEVVKETVL; encoded by the coding sequence ATGTCTGCAAAACTTGGCGAAATACTTATCCGTGAGAATCTGATAACCTCGGAGCAATTGCGCGAGGCGTTAGAGTATCAGCGGGCCCACGGCGGACGGCTCGGTTCCAACCTTGTAAGGCTCGGCATCGTTTCCGACGATGTTGTAACGGCGGTTCTCTCGCGTCAATACGGTGTGCCGTCGATCAATCTCGAGCTTTTCCAGATCGGGCAGGACGTTATTAAGCTCATATCTCACGAGGTCGCTCTTAAATACTCGGTACTTCCGGTCTCGAAGGTCGGCGCCACGCTGACGCTCGCGATGGCCGATCCGACGAACGTCTTTGCGATGGACGACATTAAATTCATGACCGGATTTAATGTTGAGCCTGTGATCGCGGCCGAATCGGCGATTCAGCTTGCCATCGGCAAATACTATGTCGGCTCGAACGAGATCGATATCTTTGACGCCGCCTTTGCCATGGAGGCCGAAACGCTAGCAGCCGCTCCGGCAACGAACGGCAACGGCAAAAAGGCCGTTCACGGCAAGGCCAATGGTACGGCCGATGCCGGCCCGCAGCGGCTTACATCGGACGATCTTGACGTATCGCTTGACCGTTTTGAATTCGATGCCGCAGAGGGCGAAGACCTCGAGGTCGTCGAAGAGAACGACGAGATCGATCTCGCAGCTCTCGCACGGGCAAGTGAAGATGCTCCGGTCGTTCGGCTTGTCAACGTCCTGCTGGTTGACAGCCTTCGCCGCGGCGCATCGGACATACACGTCGAGCCGTACGAGAAGGACTTCCGCATCCGCTTCCGTATCGACGGCGTCTTGTACGACGTGATGCACCCGCCGCTCAAGATCCGCGACCCGCTTATATCGCGTCTCAAGATCATGGCCAAGCTTGATATCTCGGAAAAGCGCCTGCCGCAGGACGGACGCATCAAGATCAAGGTCAAGGTCGATAACCGCTCCCGCGAGCTCGACTTCCGCGTATCCAGCCTGCCGACGCTTTTCGGCGAGAAGGTCGTGCTTCGTCTGCTCGACAAGGACAAGCTGATGCTTGACATGACCAAGCTCGGCTTTGAGGAAGAGAGCCTCGAAAAATTCAAGCGGGCGATCGCGAATCCCTACGGAATGGTGCTCGTTACAGGCCCGACCGGTTCGGGCAAAACGAACACGCTGTACTCGGCACTTCAGTCACTGAATACGCCCGAGACGAACATTATGACGGCGGAGGATCCGGTCGAGTTCAACCTCACCGGCATCAATCAGGTGCAGATGAAGGAGCAGATCGGCCTGAATTTTGCCGCCGCCCTTCGATCCTTCCTGCGTCAGGACCCGAACATCGTCCTCGTCGGCGAGATCCGAGACTTTGAAACGGCTGAGATCGCCATCAAGGCCGCTTTGACCGGCCACCTTGTACTATCGACGCTGCATACGAACGATGCTCCTTCGACGGTTTCGCGTCTCGTAAATATGGGCATCGAGCCGTTCCTTGTGGCGACATCGGTCAATATCATTCAGGCGCAAAGACTTATCCGACGCATTTGCGGCAACTGTAAAGAAGCGGTCAACGTTCCGGAAGAAGGACTTGTTGAGATCGGTTTCAGCCCAGAAGAGACATCGACACTCGAGATCTTTCGCGGCAAGGGCTGCGCCACGTGCAACAACACCGGCTACAAAGGCCGTGTCGGACTCTACGAGGTCATGGAGATCAATGACGAGCTTCGTGAACTCATCATCATCGGCGCAAGCGCGATGGAACTGCGGAGAAAGGCAATTGAACTGGGAATGATCACCCTTCGCGAATCAGGCCTGCACAAGATACGCCAAGGCATCACGACCATAGAAGAGGTGGTGAAAGAAACGGTCCTCTAG
- a CDS encoding type IV pilus twitching motility protein PilT: MSYENQASVESQVTLPDLLRKMTDAGGSDLHLSTNSAPQVRIHGHLSALAGFAPLSASDTKRLAYSVLTDAQKHRFEENLELDFSFGLKGMSRFRANLFNQKGAVGAVFRAIPYEIKTFDALGLPQVVSDLCKKPRGLVLVTGPTGSGKSTTLASMIDKINIDRHDHILTIEDPIEFLHSHKNCVVNQREVAADTHSFADALRTALRQDPDVVLVGEMRDLETIEMALRIAETGHLTFATLHTNSAYSTINRIIDVFPAGQQAQVRTQLSLVLEGILCQSLLPKASGDGRCMALEILIPNAAIRNLIREDKIHQIYSMMQTGQDKFGMQTFNQALASLVHSRTITIETAMQRTSNADELKELIERGSGLNTSYGGGVRPGVAGTRTGTNGTASGHASPYAQGRPIGQRPNTR, from the coding sequence ATGAGTTACGAGAATCAGGCATCTGTCGAGTCTCAGGTTACATTGCCCGACCTTCTCCGCAAGATGACGGACGCGGGCGGCTCCGACCTCCACCTTTCGACGAATTCAGCTCCGCAGGTACGTATTCACGGGCATCTGTCGGCACTCGCGGGCTTTGCACCGCTGAGTGCTTCAGATACCAAGCGTCTCGCCTACAGCGTACTGACGGATGCGCAGAAGCACCGCTTCGAAGAGAACCTCGAACTGGACTTTTCGTTCGGTTTGAAAGGTATGTCGCGATTTCGTGCCAATCTTTTCAATCAAAAAGGTGCGGTCGGTGCGGTATTCCGAGCGATCCCTTATGAGATAAAGACCTTCGACGCTCTCGGCCTGCCGCAAGTGGTCTCCGACCTCTGCAAAAAGCCCCGCGGCCTCGTTCTCGTAACCGGCCCGACCGGATCGGGTAAATCAACGACCCTCGCCTCTATGATCGATAAGATCAATATCGATCGCCATGACCACATTCTGACGATCGAGGATCCGATCGAATTCCTTCACAGCCACAAGAACTGCGTCGTCAATCAACGTGAGGTCGCAGCCGACACACACAGCTTTGCGGATGCCCTTCGCACGGCGCTTCGGCAAGACCCTGACGTCGTGCTCGTCGGCGAAATGCGTGACCTCGAAACCATCGAGATGGCACTTCGTATCGCCGAAACGGGCCACCTGACCTTCGCAACGCTTCACACCAACTCCGCATACTCGACGATCAACCGTATCATCGACGTATTCCCCGCGGGCCAGCAGGCACAGGTCCGGACACAGCTCTCGCTTGTACTCGAAGGTATCCTTTGCCAATCGCTCCTGCCGAAAGCCTCCGGCGACGGACGCTGTATGGCGTTGGAGATACTTATCCCGAATGCCGCTATCCGAAACCTCATCCGAGAGGACAAGATCCACCAGATATATTCGATGATGCAGACCGGACAGGATAAGTTCGGGATGCAGACCTTCAATCAGGCCCTGGCATCGCTTGTTCACAGCCGGACGATAACGATCGAGACGGCGATGCAGCGGACATCGAACGCGGACGAACTCAAGGAGCTGATCGAGCGCGGCAGCGGGCTGAACACTTCCTACGGAGGCGGCGTCCGTCCGGGCGTTGCAGGCACCCGCACCGGAACGAACGGCACTGCAAGCGGCCATGCAAGCCCCTACGCACAAGGCCGCCCTATCGGCCAAAGGCCGAACACCCGTTAG
- a CDS encoding type II secretion system F family protein, with amino-acid sequence MATYVFKGRNRLNELVSGEREAATQDELRALLRREQIVMTQASEKGREISIPKLGRRKKVKAHELAVFTRQFSVMIDAGLPLVQCLDILAEQQQNAFFKDILRDVRQSVEEGSTLYAALDKHPKVFDKLFTHMVEAGETGGVLDLILQRLATLIEKVVKLKRSIVSASIYPAAVILVAIGAIAIIMIVVIPQFQQIFLGLLGPGEQLPLPTRIVMAISSFLAGWGGLTSLVAIIAASVGISYYYKTPKGRWQIDALLLKAPIIGSILRKVAVARFSRILSTLLSSGVPILQSLDITAKTAGNVIIEDAILKVRAGVERGENFVDPLKATEVFPHMVGQMIGVGEQTGALDAMLGKIADFYEEEVDTAIADLLGLMEPVLIAFLGITIGSIVISMYLPLFSLIGKLATGGAK; translated from the coding sequence ATGGCTACATACGTTTTTAAGGGAAGAAACCGCTTGAATGAACTCGTCAGCGGTGAGCGCGAAGCAGCGACGCAGGATGAACTGCGCGCATTGCTGCGTCGTGAACAGATCGTTATGACGCAGGCCTCAGAAAAAGGCCGCGAGATATCCATACCAAAGCTCGGCCGACGCAAGAAGGTCAAGGCGCACGAGCTTGCGGTCTTTACACGACAGTTCTCGGTGATGATCGATGCGGGCCTGCCGCTCGTGCAGTGCCTCGATATCCTTGCCGAGCAGCAGCAGAATGCATTCTTTAAGGACATTCTCCGTGATGTGCGGCAAAGTGTTGAGGAAGGCTCGACGCTTTACGCGGCCCTCGACAAACATCCGAAGGTCTTTGATAAGCTCTTCACTCACATGGTCGAGGCCGGCGAAACGGGCGGTGTGCTCGATCTGATCCTCCAACGCCTTGCCACCTTGATCGAAAAGGTCGTCAAACTGAAGCGCAGCATCGTGTCGGCTTCGATCTATCCGGCCGCTGTCATCCTTGTTGCTATCGGTGCGATCGCGATCATTATGATCGTCGTCATCCCGCAGTTCCAGCAGATATTTCTCGGCCTTTTAGGCCCCGGCGAACAGCTTCCGCTGCCGACGCGTATCGTGATGGCAATCAGTAGCTTCCTCGCAGGTTGGGGCGGCTTGACCTCGCTTGTCGCGATAATCGCCGCATCCGTTGGCATTAGTTATTACTACAAGACGCCAAAGGGCCGCTGGCAGATCGATGCCCTTCTGCTGAAGGCCCCGATCATCGGCAGCATCCTGCGAAAGGTCGCGGTAGCTCGTTTCTCACGGATACTTTCGACGCTGCTTTCATCCGGCGTACCGATCCTGCAGTCGCTTGATATCACGGCAAAAACGGCCGGCAACGTCATTATCGAGGATGCGATCCTAAAGGTGCGTGCCGGCGTCGAACGCGGTGAGAATTTCGTCGATCCGCTAAAGGCTACCGAAGTGTTCCCGCACATGGTCGGCCAGATGATCGGCGTCGGCGAACAGACCGGCGCCCTTGATGCGATGCTCGGAAAGATCGCCGACTTCTACGAAGAAGAGGTCGATACGGCGATCGCCGACCTGCTCGGTTTGATGGAACCTGTGCTCATCGCATTCCTCGGTATAACGATCGGCTCGATCGTCATCTCGATGTACCTGCCGCTCTTCTCGCTTATCGGAAAGCTCGCGACCGGCGGAGCAAAGTAA